The sequence atgcacagcggaagatttctttaatacctcagaataaacatgctttaaagtgtcaaccaaaaggttaatgagttcataagtttatcataactatcatttcaatattttaatagaccacaagatttccatttataaatatatgtacactcgcaagtgtataaaaccgttctgcttatgttgaggcctcagtaaccaaccttaacaataatataataagtcatcttcgcaaagatggatacgtacactcgcaagtgtataaataatcctcgaagtactaaacatccgcccactagctcttatgtctagtgcagcctacaggatgggggtgttaagcccgatagatctatctttaggattcgcgcttacatgctcttataacatgtaactaaattacctagcacatcaatccgcagaatatcatttttaatcacttgtctctatttcgtaaagcatttataaaatattgcatgtattctcagcccaaaaatatatattgcaaaagcaattaaaaagggagcaaatgaaactcaccatactgtatttcgtagtaaaaatacatataacgtcattgaacaagtgcaaagttggcctcggattcacgaacctaaattaagtatatatatttgtgtgttGTTAATATTTGTCTAGCAAATTAGGTCAagacatagtgtaccacaatcctaatactcgagtctaatatgcaaaagtcaacaaaagtcaatttgactaaaaatgatttcaagattttatacatgattattatatagtttaaatatcgtcgttttgtatttttaaatatttttaaaagattttactagagtaaacaatataattcttttattaataaataaaattttatataaaaatttactttatatatcttaagtaataaaatttatagagttcataaaatattatgataggttttattaaggtaattatattatttgtattacttatttatttgataatttaacatttataaaaataataagtaaaagttgtattattttgtaataataattattattattctattgataaaaatatcaatttttatatttactaaaaatgatattataaaaataatgaaattttatattaacaatgatataaaataatattttttgtaaaaaatgataattttatctaaatcaatatcttacgatatttaaatttcatcatgatacccatattcattatttcctaatcaatttgttagtagcttttaaatcatcctttatgtcgcgttcattttaatgataataataataataatactaattataactttaactttaacgatagtaataataataaaataacaatttttaatgataatactttttattgataataataataataataataataataataattttataaaaactagaacgacgataataacgacgataataataatcatttttaataataatatcaaaatttcaattgactataacttctaatccgttcatcgaaaccattcgtcatctaaaggaaaagttcttaatttttcgctagctttccaacaacatgcatatcttataccttatctcaaccgcaggtgtaactaattcaagaatcaacataacctaactatgggcaatatcaaaagtacaagcatgcataatcctaaatactcgagcactagtcagagatacactattgttatgtaaaaatttatttacaagtactcacgtatcaatattgagattcaatattgcaggaaagatacgtaggcgcaacggagaagataaacattagattgacctcatgagcaaacCCATGAAccgtacccatcacctccatagctataacccataattttcttagccctatcctactcataaaacccatgttgcaaCAACTCGCGTGCactccttgtcgtagtattttatgtatattactaatactagttactcctaatactactaataatatttatatgattaataataataataataataataataataataataataataataataataatattaataataataataataataataataataataataataataataataaaataaataatataaagagTAATATCATTCAGAGAGAGATCGAGATAATATATCATTTACAATAGAACCAGAGTTGCTTGATTTATAAAGGTGGCTTGACATTTCTATCCATGTGAACGCACAACAATTAGCACACGGTTTTGTTTCCAAACCACGTGtcattttaattaatataatataaatgttatttaatctatagaattaattaaatattatattatattcttgtgcatagttaatttgtaatttttacaccgatgtgtagtacgttgactctcgactcatgtaccactttcagtttttcgagcgcactttcgtacgtttaggaaACTAGTCTTTTTCGTTACGCAacatgtacccttattaataatttgactttctcatcaacaaattactttataaaaaatgcaacttatataattgagtgttgtggtcatttgcttctataaatcggtgactcgttgtttatcaaaatatattattttaaattatgacgttttatgactaagttaaaatataaagatgtatatatacatatttagaaatataagtttgtattataacatttagtttttcaaaactatttatatttcaaagtttatttttatttcgtttaaaaataatttaacgcataacgttttcatttaaaaaaatattaaatagatACATTTAATTTATGTACTAATCgctttaaatatcaattgcgtcactaggcgagCGTTACTACTGtgtacttaatttgaaaacatatatatttaatgaacatgttttaaatatacgttACAATCACTATTCCAAATTCGTTTATTTAAtaattcgtgaatcattgaaatttggtcgaggttaaatgaatgtatgaacatagtttaaaatccttgagatttaacttaaaaaactttgcttatcgtgtcggattaatataaagataaagtttaaatttggtcggaaattcccgggtcgtcacaaaaaggcttattggtttgagtcaaagtacatacattgacaaaatcttacgaagatttaacatgcaaaacttcaagcgcggagcattgcccatgcaaaatggcataaccttgagcaagtctcaaagtcctatcacacctaatgagataagacgaatgaaatgtgttccgtatgcttcggctataggatccattatgtatgccatgttatgtactatacctgatgtctcgttagctttgagtttgatgagtcgttatcaacagaatccaggtgaagaacattggattgctgttaagagcattcttaagtatttgcggagaactaaagatatgttcttggtttacggtggtttggaagaagagttgagtattagatgttatacagatgctagtttccaaactgatcgagatgattctcgatcccaatcagggtatgtctttgtcatgaatgacgggacagttgattggagaagctcaaagcagagcatagtttcacagtctacaacggaagcagaatacattgctgcctgagaagctgctcaagaagctgtctggattaggaagtttattgctgaactcagagtagttcccagcattgaatcccctatggaaatgtactgtgataattcaagtgctattatacttgcgaaagaatcacgtgtacgtaaaggtagcagacacattcttcgaaagtttgactacattcaagaagtcgttgagaggaatgatattagtattcttaaggttcatacagatgataatgtggctgacccgttcacgaagcccatgacacacaacaagcatgatgatcatgctagtagtattggacttcgttatgctgctgatctttttaatttgtaatttagtatttggatatttttaggAACATTAAgtagttttatcttaatgaattgatatatagttggtatgatcagtttcatttatatcactgtgttctatattagcatgtttaatccatgagtaattgttgattattcaaaatctccataatcaatcatgttatgggaataacatgaattaagattaatatgaatgttggttatatttattgatgataaatagttaacttgtagagaccaaatTCATATGCATTCATTGATGAtggatattggaatgacccaaccgagatgtcactacatggatcgttatCAGTATTGAATcatttagtgattatgtctttatgtccttagacttgagatgcatgcCAGTTTCGATGTGTGGAATATTGTAGTTTGATATGGTTAAATGATGTTCTGAATAAGACtgtaataaaggccattattgggtataatataAAGCTCGTgggagacacgtgtatgcaatataggatttgtttctccaaaatgtttggagttagatacttttgagctcctcgatgaatgaataagatatttgtgtggccgcacccagatgtaattaagatgatacttaattaatttggtgatctaattcagttctaagatcgagaaataaaattgttaaacaaatgagaatgacccgatgatccatatctcaagtttaactaaagtatctgaaacaaagggacacatgacatttaacacttactgtatgcagttctgagaaactaccctcacgtgaatttagggacaatggcCTGTTGGTAGACGGTATCCATTGTTTATATAGTTACTTGTTGTTGTACCATACACAAGTGAGAGTCTGtaagattaatgtgcaaggtacaacatataattatatgaCTAAATGTATTTAAGCCTTCGagatcacacatatatacacctagacgttaatataatatatgtatgatgtatatatattactcaagtaacgaaaCAAGTTAAAATACTCCGTTATGAATTAATTGAATGATTAATTaattttgaattaattaattatatatatacgaaTGTTAGTTGGTCATTGAATGTTAGATGAGATAAGTAATTCAAAACACAAACATGCGTATATATTTTATCCAACTTTTACttcatttataaattaataaatatagaaAAGGTTGAATGTTGGTTGTTGCTATGAAGTCAGCTTACTTTACATACATGGATATTATTTTGTTTAAAGGAAGCAcatgtaatatacaaaataaagaaATCTCAAAATAATTTGTGGCCTGTTGTTTACAAACGATAACTAAGAAACATAATAAGATTCAAACTCATTTTTCTTATGTTTCACGAAAACCAAGACACAGAGTTTTCATTTAATTGTGCGTTTCAATTGAAAATAAAGAAGATATCGATTACGGAGTATTGtttgtttattataataattagattattataataaattacttgggtttggactagcatccattgacgttgtttgaaagtgtagtggactatccaaagagacgatcatatcctttgatcgtaggtttctctccgttcatcagtttcttcaagaaaggtataccgttaactcctcttttgattaatattcatgacaattattatgatgtaattggatcttgttggtaTCGTTAGtcgtgtgaatgttttacttgaaagttcatattaaaataaatgatgtttattttaaagataataaaagatgtttattttcacgttccgctgcgtttataaaatttaaaagtacacacggttttccaccATTCTCAACCACATATTCAAGAATCACAACGATTCAACTGTTAACGAGCTCGTGACGTTAATTCTCTCGCAGCTGCGCAGAGTACGACAAAAATAGACGATTTTTTTTCTTGATTTACTTTGATCGTATTTTAATAGTTCTGTAGTTTCTACGGTCTAGCCTAATCTCTTAGAATTGTAGATGAAATTGATGAAAAATAGCCGAGGAGATAGATTATAGAATATATATTATTTGGTTTAAATAACGAAAAAAAAAGTAAATAAATGAAAGAGATCCCTCCGGATCACAAAGAGATCAAAGGATTAGCGAATTAGTGTCGGAAGGATAAACAGAGTTGTAATCATTTAAATCCAATAATTTACTTGAAATCcaacggaccaatcagagcgcAACATGTGGtgcaacaatcacatgtgattgaaaaaaaaaagttcaaaattttttttctttttaaaaaaatttagcatttcaaatccaatcacatgtgattgtaaagcccaatcacatgtgattgtaaaacacaatcacatgtgattctgcatgtcaaatccaattacatgtgattgaaaaaaaattcaaaatttttttttgaaaaaaattcaaatttttgtttttttcaaaataaaaaatttcaaccggaaagcgaccatttgatcaagtttgttagcgttttgtgatcaaatcttcaaaatttcagactttaatttggtgatttgatcaaaaacttggtgtttaaaggttttagcacaaattaaCTGAAAATCGTCATTttactataaaaaaaaaattcaatcacatgtgattgaatttgacatgcaggatcacatgtgattgtgattggcatgcagaatcacatgtgatttactgcatgtcaaatccaatcacatgtgattgaaaaaaaaattaaaaaaaaaattcggaaaaaaaaaaatttcggaaaaaaatattgaaattttttttttttgtaattttttttttccaatcacatgtaattatcgcgccacatgtcgcactctgattgatcCCTTAAATCTCAACTTAAAAtttggtttcatttgaatattcctcctGACAAACATATCATCTTCCCAACTTTATTAACCCTttaataataaatacggagtatatatttgattcttcattaAAGTGATTACATGATATCATATCGATAAGCTAGGATAACTTGGATAACAAGTAACTAAGGTTACATAACAAATACTCCGTAGATTAATTACAATAGAAAACCATAATAAAACTAAACATAATAAATCTATTattaaatctattataaataatatCTCTATAATATTTTCTAGTATATACTCGAAGTTCAAAATTCATAGCAGTGTATTTTGTGATGACATGTGAAAGTGTTATGATGAGATAATTCAATTTAAGTAcgtttttttaaataaaatatatatattcacattTCTAAATAGATTAAAGAGAGGGTTTTTCACACTAGATCTCCGATCGGATCTGAGCTCCCATCGGATCTCTTCAATTTAAATTCTTTCTTCTCTCATGACTCTTTTATTGCTAAATTCACTGATGCTTATGTATTGTTTCAGGCTTATCGTACCTCGGACCATTGCCCCGCCATTTTGAAATTTGCGCAGAACCACAAGAATAAGCCTAAACCAttcaagtttagtaattacataacaGAGCATAAAAAGTTTAAAGAAGCTGTAACCGAAGGCTGGAAGGTGGATTTTCAAGGTCACATGATGTTTCGAATCACAAAACGGCTTCGTCTGTTAAAGAAAGAAATGAGAAAACTAATGGTGAGCAAGGGAAATTTACATGAAAATGTTATTAATTTAAGGAAAGACCTTGATGAGGTGCAAGCGAAGCTCGATAAAAATCCAGAGTGTCGAGAAGTTAGAAAGCAGGAAAGCATTACTCTCAGAAAATATAATGATGCTATAATATATGAAGAAGAGTGTTTTCTAAAGCAAAAATCAAAAATTGAATGGTTGCGTGTTGGCGATAGTAACTCAAGGTATTTTCATAATGTGGTTAAAGGGCGGAACCATCGTGGTAAAATCCATGCTATTCAAAATCAAGAAGGGACGATAGTTGAAGGTCGAGAAGTTTGTACAATTATTACTCAACATTTCAAAAAGTTCTTGGGCTCGAGGATGACTTGTAGCCCAATTGTGGACCCTTCGACTCTGTTTACAAAAAGAATTGGTACAGATACAGCTGCAAATATGGTTACTGAGGTGACGACAGAAGAAATCAGGAGGGCTATATTCGATATAAATGACTCAAAATCCCCGGGCCCTGATGGCTACTCTGCGGCGTTTTTTAAACAAGCTTGGGATATTATTGGCGACGATGTGGTTCAAGCTGTGAAAGACTTTTTCCACAATGGTAGACTTTTGAAAGAGATCAACCATACTATTATCAGCTTAATTCCGAAAGTTCAAACCCCCCACGAAGGTGACTGAGTTCCGTCCTATATCTTGTTGTAATGTTTTATATAAGTGTATCAGTAAAGTCATTTCCAATAGAATTAAAATTAGCTTGGATGAAATTGTGAGTGATAATCAGTTAGCTTTTGTGCCTGGAAGAAGGATCTCGGATAACATTCTACTTACCCTGGAAATAATGAAGAACTATCACCTTAATCGAGGTGTTCCGAGATGTGCCTTTAAAGTTGATATTCAAAAGGCGTACGACACGGTTGATTGggggtttttgaagaagtgtttagtAGGCTTCGGTTATCCCCACAAGATGGTGAAATGGATTATGAGATGTGTTTCTACTGCATATTATTCTATAAATATTAATGGtggtgatttgcatgattattttcCGGGAAAGCGCGGGCTGCGTCAAGGGGACCCTCTATCACCCTATCTCTTTACGTTGATTATGGAGGCGTTATCTTTGATGTTGATCAGAAGAGCTTCAAATGGGGACGACTTCAGATATCATCCGAAGTGTGAGCAACTAAAACTCATTAACCTGTGTTTTGCAGATGATTTTTTTCTTTTTGCTGCTGCGGACTTGAATTCGGTAGAGGTTATTAGAGACGCCCTTGAAGAGTTCAAGGCATGCTCAGGATTGACCCTTAGCCTTCCTAAAAGTACTGCCTTCTTTGCAAATGTTTATAACGTTCTAAAGGAGGCGATTCTTAATATATTACCATTTGAAGAAGGGCAACTTCCTGTTAGATACTTGGGTGTTCCGCTAGTTTCTTCTCGCTTGATGTATCGAGATTGCAAAATCCTAGTGGAGAGAGTTAAACGGAAGATTGAAGATTGGAAAAACAAGTTCCTTTCTTTCGCTGGGAGAGTGCAACTTATTATTTCTGTGTTAACATCTATGCAGGTTTATTGGGCTTCTGTTTTCATTTTACCGGAATCTATCATCAAGGATATTGAAAAGCTTCTTCGCGGCTTCCTTTGGTGTCAAGGCGACATGAAGAGGGGGAAGGCTAAGGTAAAATGGGATGATCTATGTCTTCCGAAAGAAGAAGGGGGTCTTGGTTTAAAAAGATTAAAGTATTGGAATATTGCTCTCATTACTACTCATATATGGAGTATTCTAACCCAAAAGGAATCCTTGTGGGTTAAATAGGTTCATGCCTATCGCATAGGCAATTACTCTTTTTCGGATGCTCCAATTAGACCGGATGCGAGTTGGAGTTGGAGAAAACTCTTAAATTGTAGAGGTATTATTCGTAAGCACATGGTGTAGGTGACGGGGCAAAAGCTCTTGCTTGGTTT comes from Rutidosis leptorrhynchoides isolate AG116_Rl617_1_P2 chromosome 4, CSIRO_AGI_Rlap_v1, whole genome shotgun sequence and encodes:
- the LOC139842094 gene encoding uncharacterized protein, with the translated sequence MFDWAYTHSLTYVVPPQLTLAPFFSSNAYRTSDHCPAILKFAQNHKNKPKPFKFSNYITEHKKFKEAVTEGWKVDFQGHMMFRITKRLRLLKKEMRKLMVSKGNLHENVINLRKDLDEVQAKLDKNPECREVRKQESITLRKYNDAIIYEEECFLKQKSKIEWLRVGDSNSRYFHNVVKGRNHRGKIHAIQNQEGTIVEGREVCTIITQHFKKFLGSRMTCSPIVDPSTLFTKRIGTDTAANMVTEVTTEEIRRAIFDINDSKSPGPDGYSAAFFKQAWDIIGDDVVQAVKDFFHNGRLLKEINHTIISLIPKVQTPHEGD